Genomic window (Egicoccus halophilus):
GGAGGATGCCGGGTCGGAGGATGCCGGGTCGGGGGGCGACGGGACGGTCGGTGCCTCGCCGGTGAGGTTCCCGGTCAGCAGCATCGGCGCGGCGTCCGGGGCCAGGTGCAGCATGCTCACCGACGCGGGAGCGACGTGCAGCCGCTGGAAGGTGTCGAGCGGCATGCCCAGGAAGTGCGCCAGCACCGCCTTGATGACGTCGGCGTGGCTGACGGCGACGACCGTCCGTCCGGTGTGCTCGGCCGCCAGGAACTCGACCGCCTCGACCGCGCGGGACTGCATCCCGCGGATCGACTCGCCGCCCGGGAAGCGCACCCGCGAGGGCGTGTGCTGGATGACGGGCCACAGCGGACGCCCGCGCAGCTGCTCGAGCGGCTCGTCGGTCCACTCGCCGTAGTCGACCTCGCCGATGTCGCGCCGCGTCTGCACCGGCAACCCGTGCGGTTGGGCGACGATCCGGGCGGTTTCCTGGGTGCGCTCCAGCGGCGACGCGTACACCGCGGCCAGCTCCAGCCCCGACAGCAGCGCTGCGGTCCGCTCCGCCTGACCGCGCCCGGCCTCGTCGAGGTGGACGCCGGGCGTCCAGCCACCCAGGCGCTTGCCGGTGGCCGCGGTGGTGGCGTGCCGGACCAGGACGATCGTGGCCACGCGGGACTCCTCGGAGACGACGGCGAGGACGGGGGGGCGACGCTACTGCACGACCCGTAGCGCAGCGGCGGCCGGCCGCGCCCGCCCGGTCAGGCTGCGCCCCCGTGGCGCGACCAGGCGGTACACCTCCCGCACGGCCCCGAACTCCTTCCTGCCGGGATCGGCCGGACCGGCGCCTCGACCAGGAGCGAACCCGTGCCCGTCGCCGTCGGAGACCACGTCCCGGACCTCGCCGTCCGCCTGAGTGACGGCACCACCACGAGCCTGCAGGCGCTCGCCGACGGCCGTGAGCTGGTCGTGTTCTTCTACCCGAAGGCCTTCACGCCCGGCTGTACCGCGCAGGCGTGTCACTTCCGGGATCTCGGCGCCGAGTTCGCCGAGGTCGGCGCCACCCGCGTCGGAGTGAGTCGTGACGATCTCGCGACCCAGCAACGGTTCGGCACCGAGCACGAGTTCGACTTCCCGCTCGTCGCCGACCCCGAGGGCGAGGTCGCCCGCGCGTTCGGCGCCAAGCGCGCCGGTCCGTTGCCGAGCCGACGCCAGACCTACGTGCTCGGCCCCGACCTGACGGTCCGGCTCGTCGTGGGCAGCGAGCTGAACATGCAGCGACACGCCGACGAGGCCCTGCAGTTCCTGCGCGAGGCGCCGACCGGCTGAGGTCGTCGTCCCCGGTCTGGCGCAGCGGCCACCGCGGGGGTGTGGGGCCGCCGTTGGCTGCGGGGGTCAGTAGGCGCGGGCGAACACGACCCGCTTGCCGTAGGCGGACGCCTTGCCGCAGCGCACGCAGGCGCCCTCCTCGGCGTCACCGTCGACCGGGATGCAACGCGGCGTCGCGGCGGTGGCGGCCTTGATGTCGTCCTCGCAGGACGCCTCGCCGCAGTGGAGCGCACAGGCGAAGCCGACCGCGACCTGCGCCTCGAAGGCGTCGAAGTCGTCCACGGGAGCCGAGTGCTCGTCACGGAAGGTGCGGGCCCGCTCGAGCAGCAGCTCGTGGTAGACGTCGAGGCGGTCGGGCACCGCGGCGACGAACTCGTCGAAGCCGAGCGTGTCCTTGACCGCGCGGCCCTTGTCGTCGAGCTCCCCGATCCGCTGGGCCATCAGCACGTGACCGGCCTCGAGGTCGCGCGGTCCGAGCTCGACGCGCAGCGGCACGCCCTTGAGCTCCCAGTCGTTGAACTTGAAGCCC
Coding sequences:
- a CDS encoding MSMEG_4193 family putative phosphomutase, with product MATIVLVRHATTAATGKRLGGWTPGVHLDEAGRGQAERTAALLSGLELAAVYASPLERTQETARIVAQPHGLPVQTRRDIGEVDYGEWTDEPLEQLRGRPLWPVIQHTPSRVRFPGGESIRGMQSRAVEAVEFLAAEHTGRTVVAVSHADVIKAVLAHFLGMPLDTFQRLHVAPASVSMLHLAPDAAPMLLTGNLTGEAPTVPSPPDPASSDPASSDPAPSDPASSDPASSDPTERQQGDTP
- a CDS encoding peroxiredoxin, with product MPVAVGDHVPDLAVRLSDGTTTSLQALADGRELVVFFYPKAFTPGCTAQACHFRDLGAEFAEVGATRVGVSRDDLATQQRFGTEHEFDFPLVADPEGEVARAFGAKRAGPLPSRRQTYVLGPDLTVRLVVGSELNMQRHADEALQFLREAPTG